ACTTATCCCGGGAATCTGTGTCCCCTTCTGCAAGTGCTTTCTCTATTGAGACCACACTCACAGTGACCCCAAAACACAGAGGACTCAGAGCCGGGTCTGAGGAAGCCCGGGAATTCCTGGGAATTTTCCAGCACACAACAGGCACTCAGCATAAATTACCAGAGACTGAGTGACTGGGGTCCAAACATGACTGTCACTCCATGTCAGAGGAGAGGTAGTTGTCAGGGATGTGGACTTGTGGGTCCaagggagggaaactgaggcagggcagTGACTATAGGTGAGGGTCCATCCCTGGGGTACACAGAGCAGATGCTGCTGAGAGCGGGAAGGCCCAGCTGCCCCAGGAAAGGGCCTGGCAGTCCTTATTGCCATCCTCTGGCTTGCCTGTCCTTCTGTCTATTCCCGTGACTGCAGCACTAGAGAAAACCCTCATAGGGAAACATTGACACTGTCCTGCATGGCAGGAAGGACTTAGAATCCACCTGTCCTCTTCAAACCCCTCCTCAGGTCATCACTCTCACCCCCTGACTTTCAAGAAAGCACCGACCTCTACAATCCATAGGTCTATACCCAACTCGCCGATGCCATCCACAGCTAAGGAAAGAGTATCTTCAGGGCATAGAAGTATAAAAGCTATCACACCCGCTTGGTGTAACTCAtttcattcctccctcccacaAACCCCGGAAGTTTCCTTCTGGCAGTTTTCCAGCCACCACTCTCTCCCTTGTCTCCTTCCTGGCCTGTGAGAGAGACTCCCCCTTTGGGATCACGTCTTCCTTCTTTACAGAGGATTCCTGCAGCAGGAGAGGACCTTGCCCACTGTGTTGCCCCTTTCCCTGGAGTCCTAGAGACTGTCAGAGACTGAGCTTTCTGAGGACTGAATTCTGGGTGCTGAGCTGGATGAGGAAACCCAGACTCTGAGGGGGATTTCATCTAGTATGTCTGAAATCCAAGGGTAGCTTTCCTAAGAGATTAAAATCCCTGAGCATGGCTGAACTTATCAAGTGTTTCTAGGGCAACATAATCAAAGGGAGTCCATGGGTTCAAGTCACAAGAAACACTGGTTATGTGTCCTCTGGAAAGACCCCTGTTGTGAGCACCTTCCCGCCAATGCCTGCTAAGTTGACACCTGAGGACTACAAGCCAGGTTGATGGctttctccccatccccaccccatgtACACGGGTATCTTCAGAGGCAGGAGAGGTCCCTGACCACCTTCAAGCATTTTTACCCTGTGGGAGGGTGTAGACTGCCCAGGCTAAAGCACACCCTGAGGAGGGGAGCAACAGGCAGAGAAAGTGTGGGCTAAACATCCATTGACCAGCTCACACTCTCCCCAATTCTCCCCACACCATTGTCCCAAAAGCCTTAGAGCCTTGAGTGGCCACCCAAGGCAATAAGACAACCAGGAGTGTTATTGGCTTCTTGTTTCTCAGCTGCATAAGTTGGCACTTTCCTACTAACATCTCTGGGGTCCTGGGATGAAATCCCAGGAGAACCATGTCcaggagaggaggatggaggtAGGACAGGTGACTTGATGACATGacagctccctccctccaccctatTTCTCTCCCCAGGACACATCCCCTCTCACACAGCATCCAACCCCACACAAAGAAGCACCTCAGTCCTGGCTTCACAGGGCTTTGGCTGGCCTTGGGAGGACCCAGCTGACGACGGTTTCCACCAGGCTGGTGGGCATGTAGCTCATGGGGAGGTAGAGGAACTTGGCGTCCCAGCCAGCTGAGTAGCGGGTGCGGGGGTGGCAGGCGGTCAGCGCATGCTCCATGCAGTCCGTCACCTCCGACAGATTCTCATTGCATGTTGGCAAAATGTGTTCAGATAGTAGTTTCAGGTCTGTTCAGGATGAGAAAACACCTTAATTGAGAGGTACAACCCTACGCTCCCTTTTACAGCTGTAAGTTAGGAAGAAATTTACTAAGATTCCTGGATCTTCTCAGTGATGTGCCCCACATTTAATCGATGCAGCATCCCTAGGGGTGTTGCTCACCCTTATCTCAGGAAAAATTGGTCCACACTAAGCCACCTCATGCCTCTCTTCCTGGGAATATCTGGACTCCATAAGTTTCTGCTAACAGAGTCGAAGCACAGGACAACCAGTCCTCTCTAAACACAGCTGGCCATGAGTGCATGGCatcttccctctctgtctttagTTTCCTCTTCAAAATAATGTCGGGACAGTGTTTCCAATTGTAGTGAACCTGGATTTCTTTTCAAGGTGGCCTGCTGACCACACGGCACCTTGGGAATGGGGCTGAGCATCCCCTCTTTATAGCGAGGCTgaccttccctctcccccctacCCGGCAGGAGGAGAGATCCTCATGGTGTTAGAGACATTAATCATGGTCCAAGGTTTAGTTCTCCCACTGTCCACAGTGCACTCACAGGATGCCAAATACTTCTCGCCATAGATCTCCTTGATCTCGGGTGGAGCCCGGTCCCACACCTCCTGGACTTGCAGCAAAACTCTCTCTGTGTTGCTCATGTTCGTCTTGAAGAAACCAGGTTCAATTATAGCCACCTTCACCCCAAAGGGGGCGAGCTCCCTCCTGGGAGATAGACAGGCAGAAGGCAAGGAGTTCAGAGGTCTTGTAGCAAACACAAAACACATATAAACCTAATGAAAATCCAACACAGGGTGGTGGTAGAATTAGCCCAAAAGCATGGCATGTTGGTAAGTGTAGAAGAAGGCCAACACAAAGTGTGATGATGGCATTTCCTGTGTGTAGCATTGACATAATTTCCACACCAAGCTCACTGGCTGCGAATCTCCTGGAATCAGCTGCAAGGCACCACCACTGGGCTATCTCCCCCTCGCCCCTCACATCCAGGGCATCACCAGGATTCACCCTTTTCACCCCCTACATTCCTcggtccccttcctccctctcccgcCCTGTGACTCCCTGGCCATCTGTCAGCGGGGCTGGTGCGGCTGTCTTCTGGGGAGCATCCCTCTGCCTTCAGTCTGGGCTCCCCACACGCACAGCCGTTCTGCTCCCTGCAGACCGTGGGGGTCTAGATGCCCCTTAGACCTAATACCCGCCATGAATACATCCTAGCTCTGTATTCCCTGCCATCAACATGAAGAACAGCACGTGTCCAGAACCAACAGTACTCCACATCCCACTGCTGCCCGCCTCTCCAGCCCCCACACCTCTTCTGGCCTTGGCGTTTAGCCCAAGAACCCTGCAGCACAGGCGGTCCACTAACACTCACCCTTGCCTGGGGGTGACACTGTCCTGTCATCAGGGGCCCAGCCCGCCCCTCCTTAGCAGGCTGTCAGGTCTTCAGTTGTCAGCTAAGATCTCACAGCCAGGACTCTCCCCAATCTGGGGCCTGGCAGGACACCATGGCTGACTTGGTCACAACAACCATAAGAGTTGGCAACAATGGTTTTCTatctcctgtccctctccctgtTAGCTGTCTTGGTTTCTAGAAAATGGAGCAACCCCTGCTGTCCTAggctgtgctgctgctgctctcacaCTAGTGCCCGCTGCTGTGTGCTGTGCCGAGTCAgaggccgcccccgcccctcaaGGGCTCCCTGCACCCGAGCATCTCGGTGGCTGCGGACATGGGCCCAGCAGCCAATTATCCCACTTCCCATCTGCTTCACACATGTCCTGTCTGGGGGCCTCCTCAGAAGGCTCAGAAAGAGCTTACAAAATTTCTTAGTCCTTGGGCCTCTGCTCTACCAGAACAGGGACAGGAGGTCAAGAGGAATGACTGGCTAAATCCAGAAAGGGGGAAGGGCCAAAAAGCCTGGCAGTGGATCTTGAACACAGGGCCTCTAAATCTGTGATGAAATCAAACTGCTGCAAAGGCTCCCACAGAAGAACCTGGAACAGGAGGACccaggcagggccctgtcccAGGGCAATACCTGAGGGAGTCCGAGAAGGCCTCTACGCCGTACTTGGAGATGCTGTAGCCGCCACCTGCAGCAGACAATCTACCCCCAACGCTGGAGACGTTGACCACGCGGCCCCTCGCCTTCCTCACTAAGGGCAGCAGGCTCAGAGTCACCTCGATCACCCCCAGCAGGTTCACGTCCAGTGTGGTCACAAAGTCTTGTTTGGTCAGCCACTCGTTGGGGGCCGAGGGGCCGTAGATGCCAGCGTTATTCACCAGGCCCCAGAGTCCTGGGGACAGTGGGAAATTGAGAGAGCAACAGTGAGTTGTGTGTGAGTGGTGGGGATGGAGCTAGGATTTAAGTTCGCATCCCAGTTGAGTTTATTTATGGAGTCAAGAAGAATGTGCTACTGGTATGGGGAATGAGGAATGGGTGACTTAAGGTTGTCAGGGTTTGCATATTCTTCAAGCTATTAGAGGTTAGGATGTTCCTTGTCATCTCTGCTCACAGTGCCTGTAAaccagcaaacaaaaaaacccaactttgtTAAGTGCATGGACAGAGTTTGAGAAAATAGAGTGAGTGCTCATCAAATATCTcatgagaggagagagacagagacagtaaAAGAGGAATAGGGTAAAAGAAGTCAAgggaaaagcagagaagagaaagaatagaaggGAAACACAAACAGACCCATGAATAATTGCTTTCTTTATCCTGGTTGGCACAGACACACTGAAAACCGTAAGACTAAGGGAGCATAGAGAACAGGCCACCTATGGAAATCTGGGGACAGGCTGTGATGCAACGTGCACCGATTTTGAGGCAATATTTGCTCAGGAGGCAAAGGTGACCATCTCTACCTGGGAATTCCAAAGCTCGCCATGGAGTGGACCCACAGGGCAGACAGAGGAGGAGGTCTCAGGCCACACCAGTGTCCAGATGGCACCCTTGGTCCCAGGCCGTGTCAACATTCCTTCCACTTTCCACAAAGTCCACCCTTGACATCACCTCAGGGCTCCCCGCACACTAAGCCCTCGTGAAGACTGTGTGCTTGATATGCAGGAACAAAAACACAACATGGAGGATTTGAAATAGTCTGACTTCCCCACCTACAGACCCAGGCTCAGCCGGACCAGGGTTTTTGGTGGGCCAGGGCTGAGGGTGCAGTTAGACAGAGTTTGAATGTAGCAATATTGGAAAAAGAATAAGGCCTTGCAATATTAGTCCGTACCCCACACAGAAACCATTCATGGCCTTtaagaaatatgtattctttgctgggcgcggtggctcacacctgtaatcctagcactatgggaggccgaggcgggtggattgcttgaggtcaggagtttgaaacaagcctgaacaagagcgagaccccatctctactacaaatagaagaaattaattggccaactaatatacatagaaaaaattagccaggcatggtggtgcatgcctgtagtcccagctacttaggaggctgaggcagcaggatagcttgagcccaggagttggaggttgctgtgagctaggctgatgccaccgcactcactctagcctgggcaacaaagcgagactctgtctcaaaaaaaaaaagaaaaaaaaaaggaaatgactaTACTTTGATCCAATTATTATACTTGGACTAACATTACTAAACATGTGAACAAACCTTATTACAGAATCTTTGCTGAGATGTTGTTTATGCCAGGAAAAGTGAGAAACTAAGTTCAGCATCCAACAACATAGGActgcttaaataaattatattctctcAGAATGATATGCAGATGttgaatattatattttggaaGAGATTGGATGGTATAAAGCTGATCCCAGTATACATGAGGTAGAGAGTTATTAACTCTGGAGGGTGGGATTACTGTGAATGTTGTTTTACCTTTATCCTCTTCAATGTTTTCCTCAACGAGCATGTTTTACCTTTCTGATCAGAACAAAGAAATCCATCATTTCTGTTTTAACAAAAAGAACAGGCAGGGGAATGTAGCAGAAGAGCAGGAATTATCACCGAGTATTTCATACAAAGTCCCTTCAGCGCTCTAAGCATCCATCTTCATGAGTCAAGTGAGGATAGACAATGTCAGAGCCCTCGGCGGGGACAAGTGTGAAGGAACCAGTAAGAAATGCTGAGATCATGAGCCTGGAtccagcctggcccaggcccccACTGTCTCATGCCAGGCTCAAGGTCTAGCTCAAGGGCACAACCTTCCTCCAGAGAGTCGACCCTAAACACAGGCTGTGCTTCTCTGACCCTGTGGCTCAGGTACAATCACCCTAGGACTTCTGCTCCGGAAAACGCTGAGCTCACAGTCCTTGAAAATCCAGATACCTTGGGAATCTTCCCAGTTAGCAGACaaagtgtttccttttcctagagagagaggagagaaacacCAAGAGGAATCTTGGGGGTACCTGTGTCTCCCACGCGTTCCTTCACCCACTGGGTGGCTGCAGTGATGCCGTCTGTCTTGGTGACATCCAGAGTCACCGTCTCAAGCCTGTCTGATGCCTGGGCTCTCAGCTGCTCGGCCGCCTTCTCTGTCCTACACGCAGCCAGCACCCTCATGCCGTGCATGTCCAGCTGTCTGGCCAGCAGGTTCCCGAAGCCAGAGCCGCAGCCCGTGATGAAGACGTACTTGTCTTGGAGGTGGCTCACCACCTGCCTCTCCCGGTACCAGCGCACAAGGTAGTACAGGCCCATGAGAGCCACCAGGTACAGCCACATGGCTTTGGGGAATGAAACACACACAGACTAGAGTACAAGGAGACTATGGCTAGTATTAAGTGAGACAGGAGGACTATGGAAAGCATACAGTGGTAGTTGGCAAGAAAACCTACAGATACGCCCTCCCTTGCCTCACTCCACACCTCCGCTCTTGGCACTGCTGTTGCAAGTTCTGATACACGCCCTTGAAAGACCTGAAGCCCTGCCCCATAAGAAAATCTTACTGCTCAGCAATGCCTCCTTTGTCCACTGATGTCACGCTGCCCTGCTGTGCCCACACAGGTGTCCACACAGGCCCACACATGAGCCTCCACACAGGTCTCCAAACcagggcacacacatgcacaccatggCACACATAGCACTCCATCTAACCTGGAGGGTCAGAACTGTCTCTGCACATCTCGTACAGTGACATCCTGGGCTGCACAGAGAAGACCCAGGTGTACTGGGGAGCCACACCTGGGTTCAAGGAATATTAGTTTGAAATCCTTCTCTGAGCCTGGGTTTCCATGTCAGGTCAGCACCCAGAATCACTTAGTTAGGAAACTAACTCACTGCCAGTCTCTCCAGGATTGGTAGGAGAAGGTAAAAATAATAGGCAGGTGTAGGTTCCCTCCTGCTAGAGGAGTTCTCTGGAAAGCTGGAGTATGAGATGCCAAAGGGGCAGTCAGACCTCAGT
This Microcebus murinus isolate Inina chromosome 10, M.murinus_Inina_mat1.0, whole genome shotgun sequence DNA region includes the following protein-coding sequences:
- the LOC142873390 gene encoding retinol dehydrogenase 16-like, with product MWLYLVALMGLYYLVRWYRERQVVSHLQDKYVFITGCGSGFGNLLARQLDMHGMRVLAACRTEKAAEQLRAQASDRLETVTLDVTKTDGITAATQWVKERVGDTGLWGLVNNAGIYGPSAPNEWLTKQDFVTTLDVNLLGVIEVTLSLLPLVRKARGRVVNVSSVGGRLSAAGGGYSISKYGVEAFSDSLRRELAPFGVKVAIIEPGFFKTNMSNTERVLLQVQEVWDRAPPEIKEIYGEKYLASYLKLLSEHILPTCNENLSEVTDCMEHALTACHPRTRYSAGWDAKFLYLPMSYMPTSLVETVVSWVLPRPAKAL